One genomic region from Arthrobacter sp. YN encodes:
- the gcvT gene encoding glycine cleavage system aminomethyltransferase GcvT has product MSENYTALYEQHKKAGASFTDFGGWQMPLKYESELAEHHAVRKSAGLFDLSHMGEVWVSGPDAAAFLDYALVGKLSAIAEGKAKYSLICNTDGGIIDDLITYRRPSPEEGVDKYLVVPNAGNAKVVAAALRKRAAGFDVVVDDASAETSLIAVQGPNAEAILLTLVPADQHALVTELKYYAAVEVGLTFDGGTQDLLLARTGYTGEDGFEIYVPNLDAPGLWEALLEAGDGHGLIPAGLAARDSLRLEAGMPLYGNELSTHVNAYTAGLGPVVSLAKESDFVGREALTSIKAAGVGSVLGQKLVGLKGTGRRAARGHYSVLKDGSLIGEVTSGQPSPTLGYPVALAYIDVEHSEPGTIVEVDLRGKSEPFEVVPLPFYKRQK; this is encoded by the coding sequence ATGTCTGAGAACTACACAGCTCTCTATGAGCAGCACAAAAAGGCCGGCGCTTCCTTCACGGACTTCGGCGGCTGGCAGATGCCCCTGAAGTACGAGTCGGAGCTCGCCGAGCACCACGCCGTCCGCAAGTCCGCGGGCTTGTTCGACCTCTCCCACATGGGCGAAGTCTGGGTCAGCGGCCCGGACGCGGCTGCCTTCCTGGACTACGCGCTGGTAGGCAAGTTGTCCGCGATCGCCGAGGGCAAAGCGAAGTACTCGCTGATCTGCAACACCGACGGCGGCATCATCGACGACCTCATTACCTACCGTCGGCCCTCTCCCGAAGAGGGCGTGGACAAGTACCTGGTGGTCCCGAACGCGGGCAACGCCAAGGTGGTCGCTGCGGCGCTGCGGAAGCGCGCGGCAGGTTTCGACGTCGTGGTGGACGATGCCTCAGCGGAGACCTCACTGATCGCGGTGCAGGGCCCCAACGCCGAAGCCATCCTGCTGACCCTGGTTCCCGCCGATCAGCACGCGCTGGTCACCGAACTGAAGTACTACGCTGCGGTTGAGGTTGGACTGACGTTCGACGGCGGCACCCAGGACCTGCTGCTGGCCCGCACCGGCTACACCGGCGAAGACGGCTTCGAAATCTACGTCCCGAACCTCGACGCCCCGGGCCTCTGGGAAGCACTGCTCGAAGCAGGTGACGGCCACGGCCTCATCCCAGCAGGACTCGCAGCCCGCGACTCGCTGCGTCTGGAAGCCGGCATGCCCCTCTACGGCAACGAGCTTTCCACCCACGTCAATGCCTACACCGCAGGGCTCGGCCCCGTAGTTTCCCTGGCCAAGGAAAGCGACTTCGTTGGCCGGGAAGCGCTGACGTCGATCAAGGCAGCCGGCGTCGGATCGGTTCTCGGCCAGAAGCTCGTGGGCCTCAAGGGCACCGGACGCCGCGCCGCCCGCGGACACTACTCGGTCCTCAAAGACGGCTCACTCATCGGCGAAGTCACCTCCGGCCAACCGAGCCCCACGCTCGGTTACCCGGTCGCCTTGGCGTATATCGACGTCGAGCATTCAGAGCCGGGCACGATCGTGGAAGTGGACTTGCGCGGCAAATCCGAACCGTTCGAAGTTGTGCCGCTGCCGTTCTACAAGCGCCAAAAATAG
- a CDS encoding NAD(P)(+) transhydrogenase (Re/Si-specific) subunit beta translates to MTLLNPTWTALLYLAAAACFILALKGLNSPKTARRGNLIGALGALLAVVTVFVSVKLDNIPWILGAIAVGSGVAAPVARRVQMTQMPQLVALFNGVGGGAAALVALLELSHADDPWVRLAIVFTLLVGAVSFAGSGVTFAKLQGLMTTRPVTFPGLPALMAVVLLAAVGAGVVVILNGSLALALVLLVLGLVTGILLVLPVGGADVPIVISLLNAFTGLAVAASGLVLGNVLLLVAGTLVGASGTILTRAMAAAMGRSVAGIMFGAFKGGSTAGSTAVSERPVRSSSAEDVAVLLGYAQRVIIVPGYGLAVAQGQHTAAELALALEARGIDVDFAIHPVAGRMPGHMNVLLAEANVPYESLKEMGDINSEFKTADVALVVGANDVVNPAAKTTSGSPIYGMPILEVADARQVVFLKRSMRPGFAGIENELLYEPQTTLLFGDAKDSLTKVLGAVKAL, encoded by the coding sequence GTGACGCTGCTCAATCCCACGTGGACGGCACTCCTCTATCTCGCAGCGGCGGCGTGCTTCATCCTCGCGCTCAAGGGGCTGAACTCACCGAAAACGGCCCGTCGCGGCAACCTGATCGGCGCCCTTGGTGCCCTGTTGGCCGTGGTCACGGTATTCGTCTCCGTGAAGTTGGACAACATTCCCTGGATCCTCGGTGCCATTGCGGTGGGTTCCGGGGTGGCGGCGCCGGTGGCCCGCCGCGTGCAGATGACGCAGATGCCCCAGCTCGTGGCCCTCTTCAACGGTGTTGGCGGGGGTGCCGCTGCGCTGGTTGCCCTGTTGGAACTATCCCACGCAGACGATCCCTGGGTTCGCCTGGCCATCGTCTTTACGCTGCTGGTGGGTGCAGTGTCCTTCGCCGGTTCCGGTGTCACGTTCGCCAAGCTCCAAGGGCTCATGACCACCCGCCCCGTCACCTTCCCGGGCCTGCCCGCACTGATGGCCGTGGTGTTGCTGGCCGCTGTGGGTGCCGGTGTTGTGGTGATATTGAACGGCTCACTGGCCTTGGCGTTGGTGCTCTTGGTCCTGGGTCTTGTTACCGGCATCCTGTTAGTGCTGCCGGTGGGCGGTGCCGATGTGCCGATCGTCATCTCGCTCCTGAATGCCTTTACCGGCCTGGCTGTCGCGGCATCGGGGCTGGTGCTGGGCAATGTTCTTTTGCTGGTCGCCGGAACGTTGGTAGGAGCCTCGGGCACCATCCTGACCCGGGCCATGGCGGCGGCGATGGGCCGGAGTGTCGCCGGCATCATGTTCGGCGCCTTCAAGGGTGGCTCGACGGCAGGATCCACCGCCGTGAGCGAGCGGCCAGTGCGGTCCTCCAGCGCGGAGGACGTTGCAGTATTGCTCGGCTATGCCCAGCGGGTCATCATTGTGCCGGGATACGGACTTGCGGTCGCACAGGGACAGCACACCGCCGCCGAGCTCGCCCTGGCTCTGGAAGCACGCGGAATTGACGTGGATTTCGCCATCCATCCCGTGGCAGGACGAATGCCCGGACACATGAACGTGCTGCTGGCTGAGGCCAACGTGCCCTACGAATCGCTGAAGGAAATGGGCGACATCAACTCCGAATTCAAGACCGCCGATGTTGCTTTGGTGGTGGGTGCCAACGACGTCGTGAACCCTGCCGCGAAGACCACCTCCGGCTCGCCGATCTACGGAATGCCCATCCTTGAAGTTGCCGACGCCCGGCAGGTGGTGTTCCTCAAACGCTCCATGCGTCCGGGATTTGCCGGTATTGAAAACGAACTCCTCTACGAACCCCAAACCACCTTGCTGTTCGGAGATGCCAAGGATTCACTGACCAAGGTTCTGGGCGCGGTGAAGGCACTCTAG
- the glyA gene encoding serine hydroxymethyltransferase, protein MNPVSVTEYQQVVSASLDAQLSELDPEIAAKIDDELGRQRDGLEMIASENHTAVAVMQAQGSVLTNKYAEGYPGKRYYGGCEHVDVIEQLAIERIKSLFGAEFANVQPHSGAQANASVMHALIKPGDTIMGLNLAHGGHLTHGMRINFSGKLYNVVPYGVREDTHTVDMAEVEALAQEHKPALIVAGWSAYARQLDFAEFRRIADSVGAYLMVDMAHFAGLVAAGLHPSPVPQAHVTTSTTHKTLAGPRGGIILSNDADIAKKINSAVFPGQQGGPLEHVIAGKAVAFKIAASEEFRERQERVLAGARILAERLVQPDVAAKGISVVSGGTDVHLVLVDLRNCELDGQQAEDRLAAIDITVNRNAVPFDPRPPMVTSGLRIGTPALATRGFGEAAFREVADIIAEALIADADADLSGLRHRVDVLAKAHPLYPGVANLS, encoded by the coding sequence GTGAACCCGGTATCTGTCACTGAGTACCAGCAGGTGGTGTCGGCGTCGTTGGACGCCCAGCTGTCCGAGCTGGATCCTGAGATCGCTGCGAAGATCGACGACGAACTGGGTCGCCAGCGCGACGGCCTGGAAATGATCGCCTCGGAGAACCACACGGCCGTTGCCGTCATGCAGGCCCAAGGCTCGGTCCTGACCAACAAGTACGCCGAAGGTTACCCGGGCAAGCGCTACTACGGCGGCTGCGAGCACGTCGATGTGATCGAGCAGCTGGCGATTGAGCGCATCAAGTCCCTTTTCGGTGCTGAGTTCGCGAACGTCCAGCCACACTCTGGTGCCCAGGCCAACGCCTCGGTGATGCACGCCCTCATCAAGCCCGGTGACACCATCATGGGCCTGAACCTGGCTCACGGCGGGCACCTCACGCACGGCATGCGCATCAACTTCTCCGGCAAGCTCTACAACGTGGTTCCCTACGGCGTCCGCGAGGACACCCACACGGTGGACATGGCCGAAGTTGAGGCCCTGGCACAGGAGCACAAACCTGCGCTGATCGTTGCCGGCTGGTCCGCCTATGCGCGGCAGCTGGACTTCGCTGAGTTCCGCCGGATCGCCGACTCCGTGGGCGCCTACCTCATGGTGGACATGGCCCACTTCGCCGGCCTGGTGGCTGCGGGACTGCACCCCTCGCCGGTCCCGCAGGCGCACGTCACCACGTCCACCACGCACAAGACCCTCGCCGGTCCCCGTGGCGGCATCATCCTCTCCAACGACGCCGACATCGCCAAGAAGATCAACTCGGCCGTGTTCCCCGGCCAGCAAGGCGGCCCGCTGGAGCACGTCATCGCCGGCAAGGCTGTGGCGTTCAAGATCGCCGCCTCGGAGGAGTTCCGTGAGCGTCAGGAACGCGTCCTCGCCGGTGCACGCATCCTCGCCGAGCGACTGGTCCAGCCCGACGTCGCCGCCAAGGGCATCAGCGTCGTCTCCGGTGGAACGGACGTACACCTGGTCCTTGTCGATCTCCGCAACTGCGAACTCGACGGCCAGCAAGCCGAAGACCGCCTTGCCGCGATCGACATCACCGTCAACCGCAACGCCGTCCCGTTCGACCCCCGCCCGCCCATGGTCACCTCCGGACTGCGCATCGGCACTCCGGCGTTGGCGACGCGCGGCTTCGGCGAAGCAGCCTTCCGCGAGGTGGCGGACATCATCGCCGAGGCCTTGATCGCCGACGCCGACGCGGACCTTTCCGGGCTGCGTCACCGTGTTGACGTTCTTGCGAAGGCGCACCCGCTGTACCCGGGAGTCGCGAACCTGAGCTAG
- the mscL gene encoding large conductance mechanosensitive channel protein MscL produces the protein MFKGFKDFILRGNVIELAIAVVIGSAFTALVTAFTNNIINPVIAAAGGMNADGLGFKIWENNPATMVNIGAVLTALVTFVITAAVVYFIFVAPMNKINSLVKDRLSTEEPEEEPLPADTALLAEIRDLLKDAAAARSIARTSDLESDLDSELDSDRTR, from the coding sequence ATGTTCAAGGGTTTCAAGGACTTCATACTTCGCGGCAACGTGATCGAGTTGGCCATTGCCGTAGTCATCGGCAGCGCATTCACGGCACTCGTCACTGCCTTCACTAACAACATCATCAACCCCGTGATCGCCGCCGCCGGTGGCATGAACGCTGACGGGCTCGGCTTCAAGATCTGGGAAAACAACCCCGCCACGATGGTCAACATCGGCGCTGTACTGACGGCCTTGGTCACCTTCGTGATCACCGCTGCCGTGGTCTACTTCATCTTCGTGGCACCCATGAACAAGATCAATTCCCTGGTCAAGGACCGTCTCTCCACTGAAGAGCCGGAAGAAGAGCCGCTGCCTGCAGATACTGCCCTTCTGGCCGAAATCCGCGACCTCCTGAAGGACGCCGCTGCCGCCCGCAGCATTGCTCGGACCTCTGACCTCGAGTCGGACCTGGACTCCGAACTCGATTCCGACCGCACCCGCTAG
- the gcvP gene encoding aminomethyl-transferring glycine dehydrogenase — MTVQSTPTAFADRHIGARRQADVDTMLKAIGYDSVDGLVDVAVPDSIRQEAALRLSSGNDALTEVQVLAELRKLASKNKTAVQMIGQGYYDTVTPPVIRRNILEAPAWYTAYTPYQPEISQGRLEALLNFQTMVQDLTGLPVANASLLDEATAVAEAVLLMRRANKNKTAKDGKTVLDADLLPQTIAIVKGRAEALGFEVQISDLSAGLPDGDINGIVLQQPGVSGRVFDHTAVIADAKERGALVTVAADLLALTLITPPGEQGADIAVGTAQRFGVPLFFGGPHAAYMAVREGMERTLPGRIVGVSKDNAGVPAYRLALQTREQHIRREKATSNICTAQALLAIVASMYAVYHGPEGLKSIAETVHGHARVLASALQKAGRELVSESFFDTLTVRVPGKADKVIAAAEARGINLRLIDADTVGVSVDETTTPEVLSAVAVAFGAGPVGDASGFELPADVVRSSDFLQHPVFNTHRSETQLLRYIRKLSDRDLALDRTMIPLGSCTMKLNATAEMEAISWPEFASIHPFAPDSQTEGWRELISDLEADLTEITGYDQVSIQPNAGSQGELAGLLAIRGYHFSSGDEQRTVCLIPASAHGTNAASAVLAGMKVVVVATAADGTIDHADLTAKIEANKDVLSCIMITYPSTHGVYDADVREVCDAIHEAGGQVYVDGANLNALVGLAQPGKFGGDVSHLNLHKTFCIPHGGGGPGVGPVAAKAHLAPFMPGDANKASHEEGHGVAISASRYGSAGVLPISWAYVKLMGGQGLTEATKSALLAANYVASRLDEHFPVLYTGEGGLVAHECILDLRELTSRTGVTAEDVAKRLIDFGFHAPTLAFPVAGTLMVEPTESEDLAEIDRFIEAMITIRAEIEQVASGDFTVEKSPLRNAPHTAAAVVSSDWGRDYPREQAAFPVHHLKQDKYFPPVGRIDGAAGDRNLVCSCPPLEDFEN, encoded by the coding sequence TTGACTGTTCAATCAACCCCCACCGCCTTCGCGGACCGGCACATTGGCGCCCGCCGCCAAGCCGACGTTGACACCATGCTCAAGGCCATCGGCTACGACTCTGTCGACGGCCTGGTAGACGTCGCCGTCCCCGATTCCATCCGCCAGGAAGCTGCACTTAGGCTTTCGAGTGGAAACGACGCCCTCACCGAGGTGCAGGTCCTCGCCGAGCTCCGCAAGCTCGCGTCCAAAAACAAGACCGCTGTCCAGATGATCGGTCAGGGCTACTACGACACCGTGACGCCCCCGGTGATCCGCCGCAACATCCTGGAAGCTCCCGCTTGGTACACGGCCTACACGCCGTACCAGCCTGAAATTTCGCAGGGCCGCCTTGAGGCGCTGCTCAACTTCCAGACCATGGTCCAGGACCTCACCGGACTTCCCGTAGCCAACGCCTCGTTGTTGGATGAAGCCACCGCCGTTGCCGAAGCTGTGCTGCTGATGCGCCGCGCCAACAAGAACAAAACTGCCAAGGACGGCAAGACTGTCCTGGACGCGGACCTCCTCCCGCAGACCATCGCGATCGTGAAGGGCCGCGCCGAGGCGCTGGGCTTCGAAGTTCAGATTTCTGACCTTTCGGCCGGGCTTCCCGACGGCGACATCAACGGCATCGTCCTGCAGCAGCCCGGCGTTTCGGGCCGGGTTTTCGACCACACCGCTGTGATTGCTGACGCCAAGGAACGCGGAGCACTGGTCACGGTGGCCGCGGATTTGCTGGCGCTCACCCTCATCACGCCTCCGGGCGAACAAGGTGCGGACATCGCCGTCGGAACTGCGCAGCGCTTCGGTGTCCCGCTGTTCTTTGGCGGCCCGCATGCTGCCTACATGGCCGTCCGCGAAGGCATGGAGCGCACGCTTCCCGGCCGCATCGTGGGCGTCTCCAAAGACAACGCCGGCGTCCCTGCGTACCGTTTGGCACTCCAGACCCGCGAGCAGCACATCCGCCGCGAAAAGGCCACGTCCAACATCTGCACCGCGCAGGCATTGCTCGCCATTGTCGCCTCGATGTACGCGGTGTACCACGGTCCCGAGGGCTTGAAATCGATCGCCGAGACCGTCCACGGACACGCCCGTGTTTTGGCTTCGGCCCTGCAAAAGGCCGGCCGGGAACTTGTCTCCGAGTCCTTCTTCGACACCCTCACTGTCCGTGTCCCGGGCAAGGCCGACAAGGTCATCGCAGCAGCCGAAGCCCGCGGCATCAACCTGCGCCTCATCGATGCCGACACCGTTGGTGTCTCCGTTGATGAAACCACGACGCCGGAGGTCCTCTCAGCGGTAGCCGTCGCCTTTGGTGCCGGCCCGGTAGGGGACGCCTCCGGGTTCGAACTGCCCGCTGACGTGGTCCGTTCGTCCGATTTCCTGCAGCACCCAGTGTTCAACACGCACCGTTCCGAGACGCAGTTGTTGCGCTATATCCGCAAGCTGTCGGACCGGGACCTCGCACTGGATCGCACTATGATCCCGCTGGGTTCGTGCACCATGAAGCTGAACGCCACCGCTGAGATGGAGGCGATTTCCTGGCCGGAGTTCGCCTCCATCCACCCGTTCGCCCCGGATTCCCAGACCGAGGGTTGGCGCGAGCTGATCTCCGACCTGGAAGCGGACCTCACCGAGATCACCGGATATGACCAGGTCTCCATTCAGCCGAATGCCGGTTCCCAGGGTGAGCTCGCCGGTCTGTTGGCGATCCGCGGCTACCACTTTTCCAGCGGTGATGAGCAGCGCACTGTCTGCCTGATCCCGGCGTCGGCCCACGGCACCAATGCAGCGTCTGCTGTGCTGGCAGGCATGAAGGTAGTGGTGGTGGCCACGGCTGCTGACGGCACCATCGATCACGCGGATCTGACGGCCAAGATCGAGGCCAACAAAGACGTCCTGTCCTGCATCATGATCACCTACCCCTCCACGCACGGTGTGTACGACGCCGACGTCCGCGAGGTCTGCGACGCGATCCACGAGGCCGGCGGCCAGGTCTACGTTGACGGCGCCAACCTCAACGCACTCGTTGGGCTCGCCCAGCCGGGCAAGTTCGGCGGCGACGTGTCCCACCTGAACCTGCACAAGACTTTCTGCATCCCGCACGGCGGCGGCGGCCCGGGTGTTGGCCCTGTTGCTGCGAAAGCCCACTTGGCTCCGTTCATGCCGGGCGACGCGAACAAAGCGTCCCATGAGGAAGGGCACGGCGTGGCCATTTCTGCCTCGCGCTACGGCTCGGCCGGTGTCCTCCCGATTTCCTGGGCCTATGTGAAGCTCATGGGCGGGCAGGGTCTGACGGAAGCCACCAAGTCGGCGCTTCTTGCTGCCAACTATGTTGCCTCCCGACTGGATGAGCACTTCCCCGTCCTGTACACAGGCGAAGGAGGACTCGTGGCGCACGAGTGCATCCTGGACCTCCGTGAACTGACCTCCCGCACGGGTGTCACGGCCGAGGATGTGGCCAAGCGCTTGATCGACTTCGGCTTCCACGCCCCCACCCTCGCGTTCCCCGTGGCGGGCACGTTGATGGTGGAGCCGACGGAGTCCGAAGACCTGGCCGAGATCGACCGCTTCATCGAAGCTATGATCACCATCCGCGCAGAGATCGAGCAGGTGGCCAGCGGTGATTTCACTGTTGAGAAGTCGCCGCTGCGCAACGCACCGCACACGGCTGCCGCCGTCGTCAGTTCCGACTGGGGGCGCGACTACCCGCGTGAGCAGGCCGCGTTCCCCGTCCACCACCTCAAGCAGGACAAGTACTTCCCGCCCGTCGGCAGGATCGACGGTGCCGCAGGTGACCGGAATCTTGTGTGCTCCTGCCCTCCGCTTGAAGACTTTGAAAACTAA
- a CDS encoding amino acid-binding protein: MKPNPSTSVTAELLCDVCGQLPVPPKARLTLANIAVMLPIELLVHAAVVGTTLPYVAKVLLLAVTATILVIWVAEPSAAKVLRGWLHAPALRQRHRLHLAPALWRARTVLLDQPGSLQTVTQSLAKLGTNILSLHVHPVMRAGSLGPGHIGTVMDEFVLSAPGDVTEQELLKALADGGGGGSLVWPTTALAMADGQTKALALATRIAGNPKELPHAVAELLSAKVVPSDPEHPAPESSAGVGPSPDVLKIPTAWNGPLVFSRPGEPFTPAESARAHRLAELAEILAHSPAAPERVRC; encoded by the coding sequence ATGAAGCCCAACCCGAGCACTTCGGTCACCGCGGAGCTTCTCTGTGATGTCTGCGGCCAGTTGCCCGTACCGCCCAAAGCCCGGCTCACCCTCGCCAACATCGCGGTGATGCTTCCTATCGAGCTGTTGGTTCATGCGGCCGTGGTTGGAACCACCCTCCCCTACGTGGCCAAGGTCCTGCTGCTTGCAGTGACCGCCACCATTTTGGTGATCTGGGTGGCCGAACCTTCAGCTGCCAAGGTCCTCCGGGGTTGGCTGCACGCGCCGGCTCTCCGCCAACGGCACAGACTACATCTGGCACCGGCCTTGTGGCGGGCCCGAACAGTGCTGCTGGACCAGCCGGGTTCACTGCAGACGGTCACACAGTCCTTGGCCAAGTTGGGCACCAATATCCTCAGCCTTCACGTCCACCCGGTGATGCGAGCCGGGTCCCTCGGCCCGGGACACATCGGAACTGTCATGGACGAGTTTGTTCTCTCCGCACCGGGCGACGTCACCGAGCAGGAACTGCTGAAAGCCCTGGCCGACGGCGGCGGGGGTGGGTCCCTTGTTTGGCCCACCACCGCTTTGGCCATGGCAGATGGCCAGACCAAAGCACTGGCCCTGGCAACCCGGATTGCCGGAAACCCGAAGGAACTTCCGCACGCAGTCGCCGAGCTGCTTTCCGCCAAAGTCGTCCCGAGCGATCCGGAGCATCCGGCACCCGAGTCGAGCGCCGGCGTCGGACCTTCACCGGACGTCCTCAAAATCCCCACCGCCTGGAACGGCCCACTGGTCTTTTCCCGACCCGGCGAACCGTTCACGCCGGCCGAGTCCGCCCGGGCGCACAGGCTGGCTGAGCTCGCGGAGATCCTGGCACACAGCCCGGCGGCACCGGAGAGAGTGCGCTGCTGA
- the gcvH gene encoding glycine cleavage system protein GcvH → MSKVVAELKYSAEHEWVAADGDGPVGIGISAVAADALGDIVYVDLPEVGSTVTAGETCGEVESTKSVSDLYSPVTGEVTEINDAVVSDPALINNDPYGAGWLFKVAATEEGPLMSAEEYAATNGGEL, encoded by the coding sequence ATGAGCAAAGTAGTTGCTGAATTGAAATACTCGGCTGAGCACGAGTGGGTTGCCGCTGATGGTGATGGGCCTGTGGGGATCGGGATTTCCGCGGTTGCCGCTGATGCCTTGGGCGACATTGTGTATGTGGACCTGCCCGAGGTTGGTTCGACGGTGACCGCTGGCGAGACCTGCGGCGAGGTGGAGTCGACCAAGTCGGTGTCGGACCTGTACTCGCCCGTGACGGGGGAGGTGACCGAGATCAACGACGCCGTTGTCTCCGATCCCGCCCTCATCAACAACGATCCTTACGGCGCGGGCTGGCTGTTCAAGGTGGCCGCCACGGAGGAAGGGCCGCTCATGTCGGCCGAAGAATACGCTGCAACGAACGGTGGAGAGCTGTGA
- a CDS encoding L-serine ammonia-lyase: MAVGVFDLFSVGIGPSSSHTVGPMRAGAVFARELRESGVLESVAGLRVDLYGSLAATGKGHGTFTAVLLGLEGYDPEEILPDEVEERLDSIAETGKLNLAGGTLLDYAVGDMVLHPLTVLPRHTNGMKFAVSDAEGNIVREATFFSVGGGFIVREGEENAAQQELEESKKELPLPFRTAAELMGRCSSKGLGISDIMFINERASRSEEEIREGLLHIWSVMEACVETSLKREGVLPGGLRVRRRAPDWLERLLKEDKDRNDPKYWQEWVNLIALAVNEENASGGRVVTAPTNGAAGIIPAVLYYALNYAPGMDKASQKDRDDVVVKFLLTAGAVGVLYKEQASISGAEVGCQGEVGSASSMAAAGLAEVMGGTPGQVENAAEIAMEHNLGLTCDPIGGLVQIPCIERNAIAAAKAINAAKMALWGDGTHRVSLDEVIVTMRETGKDMSHKYKETAMGGLAVNVVEC, encoded by the coding sequence ATGGCCGTTGGGGTCTTCGATCTGTTCTCTGTAGGCATTGGGCCGTCGAGCTCTCATACTGTGGGGCCGATGCGCGCCGGGGCGGTGTTTGCCCGTGAGCTTCGTGAGTCCGGAGTGCTTGAGTCCGTTGCCGGTTTGCGGGTCGATCTGTATGGATCGTTGGCCGCCACCGGCAAGGGGCACGGCACCTTCACAGCCGTCCTGCTGGGGCTCGAGGGATACGACCCCGAGGAGATCCTGCCTGACGAGGTGGAGGAACGGCTGGATTCCATTGCTGAGACGGGAAAGCTCAACCTGGCCGGCGGCACGCTCCTGGACTATGCGGTGGGGGATATGGTGCTGCATCCGTTGACGGTGTTGCCGCGGCATACGAATGGGATGAAGTTTGCTGTCTCCGATGCTGAGGGAAACATCGTGCGGGAGGCGACGTTCTTTTCGGTCGGTGGCGGGTTCATTGTCCGTGAGGGTGAGGAGAACGCGGCTCAGCAGGAGTTGGAGGAGTCGAAGAAGGAGTTGCCGTTGCCTTTTAGGACAGCGGCGGAGTTGATGGGCCGGTGCTCCTCGAAGGGTTTGGGGATCAGCGACATCATGTTCATCAACGAGCGGGCGTCCCGGTCGGAGGAGGAGATCCGGGAGGGTTTGCTGCATATCTGGTCGGTGATGGAAGCCTGTGTTGAAACCAGTTTGAAGCGTGAGGGTGTCCTGCCTGGTGGGTTGAGGGTTCGTCGTCGTGCTCCTGATTGGTTGGAGCGGCTGCTGAAGGAGGACAAGGACCGGAACGATCCGAAGTATTGGCAGGAGTGGGTGAACCTGATCGCCCTGGCCGTCAATGAGGAGAACGCCTCGGGTGGCCGTGTGGTGACGGCGCCGACCAATGGTGCGGCGGGGATTATTCCTGCGGTGCTGTATTACGCGTTGAATTATGCTCCGGGCATGGACAAGGCCTCCCAAAAGGACCGGGACGATGTGGTGGTGAAGTTCTTGCTCACTGCCGGTGCTGTGGGTGTGTTGTACAAGGAGCAGGCCTCCATTTCGGGGGCTGAGGTGGGGTGTCAGGGTGAGGTGGGGTCGGCGTCGTCGATGGCTGCTGCTGGTTTGGCTGAGGTGATGGGTGGTACGCCGGGGCAGGTGGAGAACGCGGCGGAGATCGCGATGGAACATAATTTGGGGTTGACGTGTGATCCGATCGGGGGGTTGGTGCAGATTCCGTGTATTGAGCGGAACGCGATCGCTGCGGCGAAGGCTATCAACGCCGCGAAGATGGCGCTCTGGGGCGACGGAACACACCGGGTCTCGTTGGATGAGGTCATTGTGACCATGCGGGAAACGGGCAAGGACATGTCCCATAAGTACAAAGAAACAGCGATGGGCGGCCTCGCCGTCAACGTCGTCGAATGCTGA
- a CDS encoding NAD(P) transhydrogenase subunit alpha, translated as MDGMSLLTITVLAVFVGFEVVSKVSSTLHTPLMSGANAIHGIILVGAIIVAGQAADPWVLAVALLAVVLATANLVGGFVVTDRMLEMFRGRQRPPSKVEPASPGSAEAVTKERQQ; from the coding sequence ATGGATGGCATGAGCCTGCTGACGATCACCGTGCTGGCCGTGTTTGTGGGCTTCGAGGTTGTTTCCAAGGTCTCCAGCACCCTGCACACGCCGCTCATGTCCGGTGCGAACGCGATCCACGGCATCATCCTGGTGGGAGCCATCATCGTTGCCGGACAGGCTGCTGACCCGTGGGTGCTGGCCGTGGCCCTGTTGGCTGTCGTCCTTGCCACGGCCAACCTCGTGGGCGGGTTCGTGGTGACCGACCGCATGTTGGAGATGTTCCGCGGAAGGCAACGGCCGCCGTCGAAAGTTGAGCCGGCCAGTCCTGGCTCCGCCGAAGCCGTGACGAAGGAGCGCCAACAGTGA